Proteins from a single region of Mytilus trossulus isolate FHL-02 chromosome 2, PNRI_Mtr1.1.1.hap1, whole genome shotgun sequence:
- the LOC134706411 gene encoding biorientation of chromosomes in cell division protein 1-like 1 isoform X2 has protein sequence MSDSTKIEVPSKKRRALKRVMKKDKAKTFKQKRNLNTSLSSLSKSFNRSVTSRVIKQTLQSNNRQLAMTLEKTRKDLRMASNVIMDQKREIIGLQTQVTTYKHLAGLKPDEIEHEVQIRMEKYISELKNHLGKMGQQLFDATASLGEAMDLCMNVSRRSTGSCRSSSMCLISDDDGDFHHGQIVRAPLHQTKILMTDSPTRSLPQRVARLDMSIITEQSMLIDDVLQPDEMMELPVEEGIEEEVLEEEKQNTIETVDNEDIHAKTRSKKRKQKKTEKESQQLEEVNLSENIDTQKKGINNIELDDKQTNIEITDQQTHDKSSEHEGKKKKQNISGNPMESTNTLEKVKDDQFKKVSKKKEKNTAKNNEQPSKKDRRGTFVLPNLESSTNMTDKLNQDVSPDDPNTKCPKETVYLPDKVESEDNEITKQDKNRRGTFVVPSGTLQKPTKSKDRRETFVVAENTQEVVTSKSQENISMKKETLPPKSSKSDTSVNSNEDKRKTFLVPSSKDAFLLPVAMRKPTADSHGDTDVTEYFNSDMDFTEIIDNSKGIILETSETKADNQKKSKGIILETSDTKADNQKKVKSTKNSDKKGKSTAPVDKMDKNDINKKGKNPEVVNDNLKDNSKIEDKKTEGHQSAVEFRLPKPGKIVFAASRKMFDGTRERVPTKLPQRSRSKTKIKLTKHETDDSNVKSMFDFHERTPTVLKHASSVYDMSMDVSVHGEKESYGTFRDKLNSQTTDSQMNDHKIQSFHTNDAKLQSDQTDNQELKSDQNKKSAAGEKKIISKESNGKGEIIYNLPLKGCSPDIPKKTSRSRSKSKGRAQERERSESRGRSKSRGKRITVMNQDVDEGQSVSSNESQKSKSEGKASENEDIDVEISVNPKSPVGSLNEKKNDEGSIEDDRPNKSRSRSCGRPKKYNDGIVENIKQATTRSKSRGRSKARKTENDANNKDHVIESQTKEEKRSRSRGRSRTRKHDELKDQDLGEPEFIPSKTITRSKSRGRIRSEALSEVIGSRESDSEETVSQEPDILSNADIPDSNKVSANSNEQDEEKLKNSRSNIQKSRSCGSELKKSKESDNAGSNYQTGRSKSFIAPKTDLSDEDDFQTSKILKKKSRTKPKSNKGEDHPLDQLFKNARKKSFPENSFSCENTENKNIVETVHAICETPLKPRDEIIKDNSENEEEILVEESPVKIDLMCVTKRSRSRSHKLDRNQDFDTKEQEHVPDKCLEQEHLPDKCLEQEHVPDKCLEQEHVPDKCLEQVTGTEISSKTLNKDSESKKEHTAFDIVLKEGRGKRRHDSSSEVRSEKKKKAKKEDKENSGTGTSSSLSLLKKRLASLGPKMKHESMESPIKGANIDKLESKNVPSPALVMKKPEENISPNVLLNESKEFKNNRSLDEDGVTTPNAKNVLEEPRSRRRAANVCYKEKPLHAKLRREDVLAGKKLIG, from the exons ATGTCAGATTCCACGAAGATTGAGGTTCCATCAAAGAAAAGAAGAGCATTAAAGAGAGTtatgaaaaaagacaaagcaAAGACtttcaaacagaaaagaaacTTGAATACATCACTGTCTTCACTGTctaaaagttttaatagaagTG TAACCAGTCGAGTTATCAAACAAACACTGCAGTCAAACAACAGACAGTTAGCCATGACTCTAGAGAAAACCAGAAAGGATCTTAGAATGGCCAGTAATGTTATAATGGAccaaaaaagggagataattggtCTACAGACACAAGTTACTACTTACAAACACCTAGCTGGACTTAAACCAGATGAAATAGAGCATGAAGTTCAAATAAGGATGGAG aaatatatatctGAGTTAAAGAACCATCTTGGTAAGATGGGACAGCAGTTGTTTGATGCTACTGCAAGTCTTGGAGAAGCTATGGACTTGTGTATGAACGTATCTCGGAGGTCAACAGGGTCATGTAGATCTTCATCAATGTGTTTGATCTCTGATGATGATGGAGACTTTCATCATGGACAAATTGTTAG ggcACCATTACATCAAACTAAGATATTAATGACTGACTCACCTACACGATCACTGCCACAGAGAGTGGCACGACTAGACATGAGTATCATTACAGAACAGTCTATGCTGATTGATGATGTCTTACAGCCTGATGAAATGATGGAATTACCTGTAGAGGAAG GTATAGAGGAAGAAGTTTTAGAGGAAGAAAAGCAAAACACAATTGAAACAGTAGATAATGAGGATATACATGCTAAAACAAGAAGTAAAAAGAGAAAGCAGAAAAAGACTGAGAAAGAGAGCCAGCAGTTGGAGGAGGTTAATTTATCAGAGAATATAGATACTCagaaaaaaggaataaataacATAGAACTGGacgataaacaaacaaacatagaAATTACTGATCAGCAAACCCACGATAAAAGTTCAGAACATGAAGggaaaaagaaaaagcaaaatatatCTGGAAATCCAATGGAGTCAACTAATACATTAGAGAAAGTGAAAGATGATCAATTTAAAAAGgtttcaaaaaagaaagaaaaaaacacagcaaAGAATAATGAACAACCAAGTAAAAAAGATAGAAGAGGGACATTTGTATTGCCAAATCTGGAGAGTAGTACAAATATGACTGATAAATTGAATCAAGATGTTAGTCCTGATGATCCAAATACAAAATGTCCAAAAGAAACTGTTTATCTTCCTGACAAAGTAGAATCAGAAGACaatgaaattacaaaacaaGATAAAAACAGAAGAGGAACATTTGTAGTACCTTCTGGTACTTTACAGAAACCCACCAAGTCAAAGGATAGAAGAGAAACTTTTGTTGTGGCAGAAAATACTCAAGAGGTTGTTACTTCAAAGTCAcaggaaaatatttcaatgaaaaaggAAACTTTGCCCCCTAAATCCTCAAAGTCTGACACTTCTGTTAACTCGAATGAAGACAAAAGGAAGACATTTTTAGTTCCATCATCTAAAGATGCATTTTTACTACCAGTTGCTATGAGAAAACCAACAGCTGATAGTCATGGTGATACAGATGTCACAGAGTATTTTAATAGTGATATGGATTTTACTGAAATTATTGATAATTCTAAAGGAATTATTCTCGAAACATCTGAAACAAAAGCAGATAATCAGAAAAAGTCTAAAGGAATTATTCTCGAAACATCTGATACAAAAGCAGATAATCAGAAAAAGGTCAAATCTACCAAAAATTCTGATAAAAAAGGCAAATCTACTGCTCCAGTTGacaaaatggataaaaatgatATCAATAAAAAGGGAAAGAATCCAGAGGTTGTCAATGACAACTTGAAAGATAATAGTAAAATAGAAGATAAAAAGACTGAAGGACATCAATCAGCTGTTGAATTCAGACTTCCAAAACCAGGAAAAATTGTATTTGCAGCGTCCAGAAAAATGTTCGATGGAACAAGAGAACGTGTACCAACCAAGCTACCACAAAGATCACGTTCTAAAACTAAAATCAAGCTTACTAAACATGAAACTGATGATAGTAACGTTAAGTCCATGTTTGATTTCCATGAGAGGACACCAACAGTCCTGAAACATGCATCTTCTGTATATGATATGTCTATGGACGTGTCTGTTCATGGAGAAAAGGAATCATATGGTACATTCAGGGACAAACTAAACAGTCAAACGACTGACAGCCAAATGAATGATCATAAAATACAGTCCTTTCATACAAATGATGCCAAATTACAATCTGACCAAACAGATAATCAGGAATTAAAGTCTGACCAGAACAAAAAATCAGCTGCAGGAGAAAAAAAGATTATTAGTAAAGAGTCAAATGGAAAAGgtgaaattatatataatctgCCATTAAAGGGTTGTTCTCCAGACATCCCCAAGAAAACTTCAAGGTCAAGGTCTAAAAGTAAGGGCCGTGCACAAGAAAGGGAGAGAAGTGAGTCCAGAGGAAGGAGTAAATCTCGTGGTAAGAGAATCACAGTAATGAATCAAGATGTGGACGAAGGACAGTCTGTTTCAAGCAATGAATCCCAGAAAAGTAAGTCGGAAGGAAAGGCAAGTGAAAATGAAGATATTGATGTTGAAATCTCTGTAAATCCGAAGTCACCTGTAGGaagtttaaatgaaaagaaaaatgatgAAGGCAGTATTGAAGATGATCGTCCAAATAAATCAAGAAGTCGTTCTTGTGGTAGACCTAAGAAATATAATGATGGAATAGTAGAAAATATTAAACAGGCCACAACACGAAGTAAATCACGTGGCAGGAGTAAGGCAAGGAAGACAGAAAATGATGCAAATAACAAAGATCATGTGATAGAAAGTCAAACAAAGGAAGAAAAAAGAAGTAGATCGAGAGGAAGATCAAGGACACGGAAGCATGATGAGTTAAAGGATCAGGATTTAGGGGAACCAGAGTTCATACCTTCTAAAACAATAACACGAAGTAAATCTAGAGGTAGAATAAGGTCAGAAGCCTTGTCAGAAGTAATTGGTAGTAGAGAATCTGATAGCGAAGAAACTGTATCTCAGGAGCCAGATATACTGTCAAATGCAGATATTCCAGACTCTAACAAAGTTTCAGCTAACTCTAATGAACAGGATgaagaaaagttgaaaaattcaaGGTCAAATATTCAGAAATCAAGGTCCTGTGGATCAGAACTGAAAAAAAGCAAAGAAAGTGACAACGCAGGATCAAACTATCAAACAGGACGTTCAAAATCATTCATAGCACCCAAAACTGATCTAAGTGATGAGGATGACTTTCAAACTTCAAAAAtactgaagaaaaaatcaagGACAAAACCTAAATCAAATAAAGGGGAAGATCATCCTTTAgatcaattattcaaaaatGCAAGGAAAAAGAGTTTCCCTGAAAACAGCTTCTCTTGtgaaaatacagaaaacaaaaacattgtaGAAACTGTTCATGCAATTTGTGAAACTCCATTGAAGCCTAGAGATGAAATAATCAAAGACAATAGTGAAAATGAAGAAGAAATCTTGGTAGAGGAATCCCCTGTGAAAATTGATTTAATGTGTGTTAcaaaaaggtcaagatctaGAAGTCATAAACTGGACAGAAATCAAGACTTTGACACGAAAGAACAGGAGCATGTTCCAGATAAGTGCTTAGAACAGGAGCATCTTCCAGATAAGTGCTTAGAACAGGAGCATGTTCCAGATAAGTGCTTAGAACAGGAGCATGTTCCAGATAAGTGCTTAGAACAGGTGACAGGAACAGAAATATCgtcaaaaactttaaacaaagATAGCGAATCAAAAAAAGAACACACTGCGTTTGATATTGTCCTAAAGGAAGGAAGAGGGAAACGACGCCATGACTCTTCATCAGAAGTAAGGtcagagaaaaagaaaaaggcaaagAAAGAAGATAAAGAG AATTCTGGAACTGGTACATCAAGTAGTTTGAGTTTATTAAAAAAGAGACTGGCATCACTTGGTCCTAAAATGAAACATGAAAGTATGGAGTCACCAATAAAAGGAGCTAATATTGACAAACTGGAGTCCAAAAATGTTCCTAGTCCAGCTCTTGTTATGAAGAAACCAGAGGAAAATATAAGTCCTAATGTATTATTAAATGAGTCTAAGGAATTCAAGAACAATAGATCATTAGATGAAGATGGTGTTACTACTCCTAATGCAAA gAATGTACTGGAAGAACCAAGGTCTAGAAGAAGAGCTGCTAATGTTTGCTATAAAGAAAAGCCTCTACATGC GAAACTTAGACGAGAAGATGTCTTGGCTGGCAAAAAATTAATTGG ATGA
- the LOC134706411 gene encoding biorientation of chromosomes in cell division protein 1-like 1 isoform X1 has translation MESPDAEDNSMSDSTKIEVPSKKRRALKRVMKKDKAKTFKQKRNLNTSLSSLSKSFNRSVTSRVIKQTLQSNNRQLAMTLEKTRKDLRMASNVIMDQKREIIGLQTQVTTYKHLAGLKPDEIEHEVQIRMEKYISELKNHLGKMGQQLFDATASLGEAMDLCMNVSRRSTGSCRSSSMCLISDDDGDFHHGQIVRAPLHQTKILMTDSPTRSLPQRVARLDMSIITEQSMLIDDVLQPDEMMELPVEEGIEEEVLEEEKQNTIETVDNEDIHAKTRSKKRKQKKTEKESQQLEEVNLSENIDTQKKGINNIELDDKQTNIEITDQQTHDKSSEHEGKKKKQNISGNPMESTNTLEKVKDDQFKKVSKKKEKNTAKNNEQPSKKDRRGTFVLPNLESSTNMTDKLNQDVSPDDPNTKCPKETVYLPDKVESEDNEITKQDKNRRGTFVVPSGTLQKPTKSKDRRETFVVAENTQEVVTSKSQENISMKKETLPPKSSKSDTSVNSNEDKRKTFLVPSSKDAFLLPVAMRKPTADSHGDTDVTEYFNSDMDFTEIIDNSKGIILETSETKADNQKKSKGIILETSDTKADNQKKVKSTKNSDKKGKSTAPVDKMDKNDINKKGKNPEVVNDNLKDNSKIEDKKTEGHQSAVEFRLPKPGKIVFAASRKMFDGTRERVPTKLPQRSRSKTKIKLTKHETDDSNVKSMFDFHERTPTVLKHASSVYDMSMDVSVHGEKESYGTFRDKLNSQTTDSQMNDHKIQSFHTNDAKLQSDQTDNQELKSDQNKKSAAGEKKIISKESNGKGEIIYNLPLKGCSPDIPKKTSRSRSKSKGRAQERERSESRGRSKSRGKRITVMNQDVDEGQSVSSNESQKSKSEGKASENEDIDVEISVNPKSPVGSLNEKKNDEGSIEDDRPNKSRSRSCGRPKKYNDGIVENIKQATTRSKSRGRSKARKTENDANNKDHVIESQTKEEKRSRSRGRSRTRKHDELKDQDLGEPEFIPSKTITRSKSRGRIRSEALSEVIGSRESDSEETVSQEPDILSNADIPDSNKVSANSNEQDEEKLKNSRSNIQKSRSCGSELKKSKESDNAGSNYQTGRSKSFIAPKTDLSDEDDFQTSKILKKKSRTKPKSNKGEDHPLDQLFKNARKKSFPENSFSCENTENKNIVETVHAICETPLKPRDEIIKDNSENEEEILVEESPVKIDLMCVTKRSRSRSHKLDRNQDFDTKEQEHVPDKCLEQEHLPDKCLEQEHVPDKCLEQEHVPDKCLEQVTGTEISSKTLNKDSESKKEHTAFDIVLKEGRGKRRHDSSSEVRSEKKKKAKKEDKENSGTGTSSSLSLLKKRLASLGPKMKHESMESPIKGANIDKLESKNVPSPALVMKKPEENISPNVLLNESKEFKNNRSLDEDGVTTPNAKNVLEEPRSRRRAANVCYKEKPLHAKLRREDVLAGKKLIG, from the exons atggAGTCTCCT gaCGCTGAAGATAACAGCATGTCAGATTCCACGAAGATTGAGGTTCCATCAAAGAAAAGAAGAGCATTAAAGAGAGTtatgaaaaaagacaaagcaAAGACtttcaaacagaaaagaaacTTGAATACATCACTGTCTTCACTGTctaaaagttttaatagaagTG TAACCAGTCGAGTTATCAAACAAACACTGCAGTCAAACAACAGACAGTTAGCCATGACTCTAGAGAAAACCAGAAAGGATCTTAGAATGGCCAGTAATGTTATAATGGAccaaaaaagggagataattggtCTACAGACACAAGTTACTACTTACAAACACCTAGCTGGACTTAAACCAGATGAAATAGAGCATGAAGTTCAAATAAGGATGGAG aaatatatatctGAGTTAAAGAACCATCTTGGTAAGATGGGACAGCAGTTGTTTGATGCTACTGCAAGTCTTGGAGAAGCTATGGACTTGTGTATGAACGTATCTCGGAGGTCAACAGGGTCATGTAGATCTTCATCAATGTGTTTGATCTCTGATGATGATGGAGACTTTCATCATGGACAAATTGTTAG ggcACCATTACATCAAACTAAGATATTAATGACTGACTCACCTACACGATCACTGCCACAGAGAGTGGCACGACTAGACATGAGTATCATTACAGAACAGTCTATGCTGATTGATGATGTCTTACAGCCTGATGAAATGATGGAATTACCTGTAGAGGAAG GTATAGAGGAAGAAGTTTTAGAGGAAGAAAAGCAAAACACAATTGAAACAGTAGATAATGAGGATATACATGCTAAAACAAGAAGTAAAAAGAGAAAGCAGAAAAAGACTGAGAAAGAGAGCCAGCAGTTGGAGGAGGTTAATTTATCAGAGAATATAGATACTCagaaaaaaggaataaataacATAGAACTGGacgataaacaaacaaacatagaAATTACTGATCAGCAAACCCACGATAAAAGTTCAGAACATGAAGggaaaaagaaaaagcaaaatatatCTGGAAATCCAATGGAGTCAACTAATACATTAGAGAAAGTGAAAGATGATCAATTTAAAAAGgtttcaaaaaagaaagaaaaaaacacagcaaAGAATAATGAACAACCAAGTAAAAAAGATAGAAGAGGGACATTTGTATTGCCAAATCTGGAGAGTAGTACAAATATGACTGATAAATTGAATCAAGATGTTAGTCCTGATGATCCAAATACAAAATGTCCAAAAGAAACTGTTTATCTTCCTGACAAAGTAGAATCAGAAGACaatgaaattacaaaacaaGATAAAAACAGAAGAGGAACATTTGTAGTACCTTCTGGTACTTTACAGAAACCCACCAAGTCAAAGGATAGAAGAGAAACTTTTGTTGTGGCAGAAAATACTCAAGAGGTTGTTACTTCAAAGTCAcaggaaaatatttcaatgaaaaaggAAACTTTGCCCCCTAAATCCTCAAAGTCTGACACTTCTGTTAACTCGAATGAAGACAAAAGGAAGACATTTTTAGTTCCATCATCTAAAGATGCATTTTTACTACCAGTTGCTATGAGAAAACCAACAGCTGATAGTCATGGTGATACAGATGTCACAGAGTATTTTAATAGTGATATGGATTTTACTGAAATTATTGATAATTCTAAAGGAATTATTCTCGAAACATCTGAAACAAAAGCAGATAATCAGAAAAAGTCTAAAGGAATTATTCTCGAAACATCTGATACAAAAGCAGATAATCAGAAAAAGGTCAAATCTACCAAAAATTCTGATAAAAAAGGCAAATCTACTGCTCCAGTTGacaaaatggataaaaatgatATCAATAAAAAGGGAAAGAATCCAGAGGTTGTCAATGACAACTTGAAAGATAATAGTAAAATAGAAGATAAAAAGACTGAAGGACATCAATCAGCTGTTGAATTCAGACTTCCAAAACCAGGAAAAATTGTATTTGCAGCGTCCAGAAAAATGTTCGATGGAACAAGAGAACGTGTACCAACCAAGCTACCACAAAGATCACGTTCTAAAACTAAAATCAAGCTTACTAAACATGAAACTGATGATAGTAACGTTAAGTCCATGTTTGATTTCCATGAGAGGACACCAACAGTCCTGAAACATGCATCTTCTGTATATGATATGTCTATGGACGTGTCTGTTCATGGAGAAAAGGAATCATATGGTACATTCAGGGACAAACTAAACAGTCAAACGACTGACAGCCAAATGAATGATCATAAAATACAGTCCTTTCATACAAATGATGCCAAATTACAATCTGACCAAACAGATAATCAGGAATTAAAGTCTGACCAGAACAAAAAATCAGCTGCAGGAGAAAAAAAGATTATTAGTAAAGAGTCAAATGGAAAAGgtgaaattatatataatctgCCATTAAAGGGTTGTTCTCCAGACATCCCCAAGAAAACTTCAAGGTCAAGGTCTAAAAGTAAGGGCCGTGCACAAGAAAGGGAGAGAAGTGAGTCCAGAGGAAGGAGTAAATCTCGTGGTAAGAGAATCACAGTAATGAATCAAGATGTGGACGAAGGACAGTCTGTTTCAAGCAATGAATCCCAGAAAAGTAAGTCGGAAGGAAAGGCAAGTGAAAATGAAGATATTGATGTTGAAATCTCTGTAAATCCGAAGTCACCTGTAGGaagtttaaatgaaaagaaaaatgatgAAGGCAGTATTGAAGATGATCGTCCAAATAAATCAAGAAGTCGTTCTTGTGGTAGACCTAAGAAATATAATGATGGAATAGTAGAAAATATTAAACAGGCCACAACACGAAGTAAATCACGTGGCAGGAGTAAGGCAAGGAAGACAGAAAATGATGCAAATAACAAAGATCATGTGATAGAAAGTCAAACAAAGGAAGAAAAAAGAAGTAGATCGAGAGGAAGATCAAGGACACGGAAGCATGATGAGTTAAAGGATCAGGATTTAGGGGAACCAGAGTTCATACCTTCTAAAACAATAACACGAAGTAAATCTAGAGGTAGAATAAGGTCAGAAGCCTTGTCAGAAGTAATTGGTAGTAGAGAATCTGATAGCGAAGAAACTGTATCTCAGGAGCCAGATATACTGTCAAATGCAGATATTCCAGACTCTAACAAAGTTTCAGCTAACTCTAATGAACAGGATgaagaaaagttgaaaaattcaaGGTCAAATATTCAGAAATCAAGGTCCTGTGGATCAGAACTGAAAAAAAGCAAAGAAAGTGACAACGCAGGATCAAACTATCAAACAGGACGTTCAAAATCATTCATAGCACCCAAAACTGATCTAAGTGATGAGGATGACTTTCAAACTTCAAAAAtactgaagaaaaaatcaagGACAAAACCTAAATCAAATAAAGGGGAAGATCATCCTTTAgatcaattattcaaaaatGCAAGGAAAAAGAGTTTCCCTGAAAACAGCTTCTCTTGtgaaaatacagaaaacaaaaacattgtaGAAACTGTTCATGCAATTTGTGAAACTCCATTGAAGCCTAGAGATGAAATAATCAAAGACAATAGTGAAAATGAAGAAGAAATCTTGGTAGAGGAATCCCCTGTGAAAATTGATTTAATGTGTGTTAcaaaaaggtcaagatctaGAAGTCATAAACTGGACAGAAATCAAGACTTTGACACGAAAGAACAGGAGCATGTTCCAGATAAGTGCTTAGAACAGGAGCATCTTCCAGATAAGTGCTTAGAACAGGAGCATGTTCCAGATAAGTGCTTAGAACAGGAGCATGTTCCAGATAAGTGCTTAGAACAGGTGACAGGAACAGAAATATCgtcaaaaactttaaacaaagATAGCGAATCAAAAAAAGAACACACTGCGTTTGATATTGTCCTAAAGGAAGGAAGAGGGAAACGACGCCATGACTCTTCATCAGAAGTAAGGtcagagaaaaagaaaaaggcaaagAAAGAAGATAAAGAG AATTCTGGAACTGGTACATCAAGTAGTTTGAGTTTATTAAAAAAGAGACTGGCATCACTTGGTCCTAAAATGAAACATGAAAGTATGGAGTCACCAATAAAAGGAGCTAATATTGACAAACTGGAGTCCAAAAATGTTCCTAGTCCAGCTCTTGTTATGAAGAAACCAGAGGAAAATATAAGTCCTAATGTATTATTAAATGAGTCTAAGGAATTCAAGAACAATAGATCATTAGATGAAGATGGTGTTACTACTCCTAATGCAAA gAATGTACTGGAAGAACCAAGGTCTAGAAGAAGAGCTGCTAATGTTTGCTATAAAGAAAAGCCTCTACATGC GAAACTTAGACGAGAAGATGTCTTGGCTGGCAAAAAATTAATTGG ATGA